The following are from one region of the Papaver somniferum cultivar HN1 unplaced genomic scaffold, ASM357369v1 unplaced-scaffold_132, whole genome shotgun sequence genome:
- the LOC113332604 gene encoding uncharacterized protein LOC113332604 isoform X3, whose amino-acid sequence MLLILLQLLLMEAQNLSLLLMVKCVFLGYSSQHKGYRCLNPYNGNNSAHCDSIIAYLSTKFPVKDLGALHYFLGLEVKRNSKGLFLCQTKYTLDLLRKTNLVHFNT is encoded by the exons ATGCTTCTAATATTGCTTCAGCTTCTTCTTATGGAGGCTCAGAATCTGTCACTACTGCTAATGGTGAAG tgTGTGTTTCTTGGATATAGTTCTCAACACAAAGGTTACAGGTGTTTAAATCCAtataatg GAAACAACTCAGCTCACTGTGACTCTATCATTGCTTATCTTTCCACAAAATTTCCAGTAAAGGATCTAGGAGCTCTACATTATTTCTTGggtcttgaagttaaaagaaatAGCAAAGGTCTTTTTCTCTGTCAAACTAAGTATACACTGGACTTATTAAGAAAGACAAATCTG GTTCACTTCAATACTTAA
- the LOC113332604 gene encoding uncharacterized protein LOC113332604 isoform X1, producing the protein MLMMLMLKYIEIGLQAELRLSCELVLQAMLASANVMGQNPRYVDSGATHHLTADASNIASASSYGGSESVTTANGEGNNSAHCDSIIAYLSTKFPVKDLGALHYFLGLEVKRNSKGLFLCQTKYTLDLLRKTNLVHFNT; encoded by the exons AtgttaatgatgttgatgttgaagtACATAGAGATTGGGTTACAAGCTGAGTTGAGGTTGAGTTGTGAGTTAGTCCTGCAGGCTATGCTTGCTTCAGCAAATGTTATGGGACAAAATCCTAGGTATGTTGATTCAGGTGCAACACATCACTTGACTGCTGATGCTTCTAATATTGCTTCAGCTTCTTCTTATGGAGGCTCAGAATCTGTCACTACTGCTAATGGTGAAG GAAACAACTCAGCTCACTGTGACTCTATCATTGCTTATCTTTCCACAAAATTTCCAGTAAAGGATCTAGGAGCTCTACATTATTTCTTGggtcttgaagttaaaagaaatAGCAAAGGTCTTTTTCTCTGTCAAACTAAGTATACACTGGACTTATTAAGAAAGACAAATCTG GTTCACTTCAATACTTAA
- the LOC113332604 gene encoding uncharacterized protein LOC113332604 isoform X2, giving the protein MLMMLMLKYIEIGLQAELRLSCELVLQAMLASANVMGQNPRYVDSGATHHLTADASNIASASSYGGSESVTTANGEGCKDRTNSFFKVPVRMVFILYKAPLHLQLLQQPLLVIKLLQQYGIEDYPILLFNLLVG; this is encoded by the exons AtgttaatgatgttgatgttgaagtACATAGAGATTGGGTTACAAGCTGAGTTGAGGTTGAGTTGTGAGTTAGTCCTGCAGGCTATGCTTGCTTCAGCAAATGTTATGGGACAAAATCCTAGGTATGTTGATTCAGGTGCAACACATCACTTGACTGCTGATGCTTCTAATATTGCTTCAGCTTCTTCTTATGGAGGCTCAGAATCTGTCACTACTGCTAATGGTGAAG GATGTAAAGACAGGACAAACTCTTTTTTCAAGGTCCCAGTAAGGATGGTCTTTATCCTCTACAAGGCACCATTACATCTCCAATTACTTCAACAACCTTTGCTTGTAATAAAGCTTCTTCAACaatatggcatagaagattatcCCATCCTTCTTTTCAATCTCTTAGTAGGCTAG